The Puntigrus tetrazona isolate hp1 chromosome 4, ASM1883169v1, whole genome shotgun sequence genome includes a window with the following:
- the gnptab gene encoding LOW QUALITY PROTEIN: N-acetylglucosamine-1-phosphotransferase subunits alpha/beta (The sequence of the model RefSeq protein was modified relative to this genomic sequence to represent the inferred CDS: deleted 1 base in 1 codon; substituted 1 base at 1 genomic stop codon) translates to MLIVNSVLKLLQRQTYTCLSHRYGLYLCFGGLVLMIVSAFQFGEVVVEWSRDQYHVLFDSYRDNVAGKSFQTRLCLPMPIDVVYTWVNGTDVDLLKDLRAMRKQLEEEQKALRERLGKNASEITEAPKGRPECLLSHCIMGPVLVLDPSLPANITLKELPTLSAAFSTTKQLLQVAKPLHPSSSVSVLLFHSHSEAEKAHTDALKDALTHSISRGYLTTDKEAPGLVRMQTLAYLSGFPASLKETEQLRVKLPAVVTGKIKQLQLYSEASIALLHLNTAQDFTDLTQQAKKNLTLEGKELTVSPAYLFWDLSAISQSKQDEDVSASRFEDNEELRYSLRSIEKHAPWVRHIFIVTNGQIPSWLNLDNPRVSVVTHQDIFQNQTHLPTFSSPAIETHIHRIPGLSQKFIYLNDDVMFGKDVWPDDFYSHSKGQKVYLTWPVPNCAEGCPGSWIKDGYCDKACNNSACDWDGGDCQGTAGSSRFGGVGGAVIGGGQPWQFGGGLGGLGGVSFCNQGCANSWLADKFCDQACNVLACGFDVGDCGQDNFNQLHCVVLRRNQTLYSLPQGELRPYFSFSGLANRVTEAQVADNPALRHTSVANKWKTIHLLLLPGHNATQIHYNITFQGANNHDFTVTFSVAVDTRELPKSNASSPVQEKNEEPKPTVVTPEPLVMFENVPKEKQGPRVREKAHGGVEFVQMPALNESLLPEEVMLELQKLNEKLILGDITIKGFNLTKAVLLGPYKDKTELLLNHKEQDMQAKHSIEDQKPPVISQYQAERACGXNKQKKTSKENCLDCVAPSLVPVQIDGVTPKAQSRFGIEKPLTSKLLGTLMGNLSRKRDSENEAHLRGRPVGRKLQYYTSSLDRGFLPWEKRKFFQDLLEEEEHLLNELRYAADGTATGRRLRDTFADSLRYVNRLLNAQFGFTSRKVPAHMPHMIDRLIMQELQDTFPQEFDKTSSHRVRHSEDMQFAFSYFYFLMSAVQQLNISEVFDEIDTDHSGVLSDREIRTLATRIHELPLSLQDLTSLEQMLINCSKSLPSNLTQLHAVSPTQEAYYDPSMPPVTKGLVVHCKPITERIHKAFKDQNKYKFEIMGEEEIAFKMIRTNVSHVVGQLDDIRKNPRKFICLNDNIDHSHKDASTVKAVLRDFYESMFPLPSQFELPREYRNRFLHMTELQEWRIYRDKLKFWTHCVLVTLVVFTVMSFFAEQLIMLKRRLFPRRRVSKDANPERV, encoded by the exons ATGCTGATCGTTAATTCCGTGCTTAAACTGCTGCAGCGACAGACCTACACCTGTCTGTCCCACCGCTACGGGCTGTACCTGTGCTTCGGGGGACTGGTCCTCATGATAGTGTCCGCGTTTCAGTTCGGAGAG GTTGTGGTGGAGTGGAGTCGGGATCAGTACCACGTTTTGTTTGATTCCTACAGAGATAATGTTGCAGGGAAGTCCTTCCAGACCAG GCTTTGCCTACCCATGCCCATCGATGTGGTTTACACCTGGGTAAATGGCACAGACGTTGACCTGCTGAAGGATCTTCGGGCCATGAGAAAGCAGCTGGAAGAAGAACAGAaggccttgag AGAGCGTCTCGGGAAAAATGCGTCTGAGATAACTGAAGCCCCTAAGGGAAG GCCTGAATGTCTGCTGTCCCACTGCATCATGGGTCCTGTGCTGGTGCTGGATCCGTCCCTTCCTGCCAACATCACACTGAAGGAGCTGCCAACACTTTCAGCAGCGTTCTCCACCACAAAGCAACTCTTACAGGTGGCCAAACCCCTCCACCCGTCCTCAAGCGTGTCTGTTCTTCTCTTCCACTCCCACAGCGAAG CTGAAAAAGCCCATACGGATGCTTTGAAGGACGCATTGACGCACTCCATCAGCAGAGGTTATCTG ACGACTGATAAAGAGGCTCCGGGGCTGGTCCGCATGCAGACTCTGGCCTACTTGAGCGGCTTTCCAGCGTCTCTGAAGGAAACCGAGCAGCTCAGGGTCAAACTACCAGCTGTGGTGACCGGTAAAATCAAACAG TTGCAGCTGTACTCGGAGGCCAGTATTGCTCTCCTCCACCTAAACACAGCGCAAGATTTTACTGACCTCACCCAGCAGGCCAAGAAGAACCTGACGCTGGAAGGCAAAGAGCTCACGGTCAGTCCGGCGTACCTGTTCTGGGACCTCAGCGCGATCTCACAG TCTAAACAGGATGAGGACGTTTCCGCCAGTCGCTTTGAAGACAATGAGGAGCTGCGGTATTCACTACGATCTATCGAAAAACACGCGCCATGGGTGCGGCACATCTTTATCGTGACCAACGGGCAGATACCGTCTTGGCTGAACCTAGATAACCCACGTGTTTCAGTGGTTACTCACCAG GACATTTTTCAGAACCAGACCCACCTGCCTACGTTCAGTTCTCCTGCCATAGAGACCCACATTCATCGAATCCCAGGACTCTCTCAAAAGTTCATCTACCTCAATGATGATGTCATGTTCGGCAAGGATGTGTGGCCTGATGACTTCTACAGCCACTCTAAAGGTCAAAAG GTGTACCTCACTTGGCCTGTACCAAACTGTGCTGAGGGCTGCCCGGGCTCCTGGATCAAGGACGGCTACTGTGACAAGGCCTGCAACAACTCGGCATGTGATTGGGACGGAGGAGACTGTCAAG GTACTGCAGGCAGCAGTCGTTTTGGAGGAGTGGGCGGTGCTGTGATCGGAGGCGGGCAGCCTTGGCAGTTCGGAGGTGGTCTTGGAGGACTGGGAGGCGTGTCCTTCTGTAACCAAGGCTGCGCTAACTCTTGGTTGGCCGATAAATTCTGTGACCAGGCTTGCAACGTTCTTGCATGTGGGTTTGATGTCGGTGACTGCGGACAAG ATAATTTCAACCAATTGCACTGCGTCGTCCTTCGGAGGAACCAAACGCTTTACAGCCTGCCCCAAGGAGAGCTCCGACCGTATTTTAGCTTCTCGGGCCTGGCTAATCGTGTGACCGAGGCACAGGTCGCTGATAACCCAGCTCTCCGTCACACTTCTGTCGCCAACAAATGGAAGACCATccacctgctgctgctgcccgGACACAATGCCACCCAGATCCACTACAACATCACCTTTCAGGGCGCCAATAACCACGACTTCACCGTGACTTTCTCTGTAGCAGTGGACACCCGAGAGCTGCCCAAATCAAACGCATCCAGTCCGGTGCAGGAGAAAAACGAGGAGCCCAAACCGACCGTGGTGACCCCAGAACCGCTGGTcatgtttgaaaatgttccCAAAGAAAAACAAGGCCCGAGAGTTAGAGAGAAAGCCCACGGCGGTGTAGAGTTTGTGCAGATGCCTGCGTTGAATGAATCTCTTTTGCCTGAGGAAGTGATGCTGGAGTTACAGAAGCTGAACGAAAAGCTAATATTAGGTGACATAACTATTAAAGGCTTTAATTTGACCAAAGCAGTGCTGCTGGGACCGTACAAAGACAAAACTGAGCTTTTACTAAACCATAAAGAGCAGGATATGCAAGCAAAGCACTCGATTGAAGACCAGAAGCCTCCAGTAATCAGCCAATATCAGGCTGAAAGAGCG TGTGGGTGAAACAAGCAAAAGAAGACGAGCAAAGAAAACTGTCTAGATTGTGTTGCTCCATCTCTTGTCCCAGTCCAGATTGATGGTGTTACACCAAAGGCTCAATCAAGATTTGGCATAGAGAAACCTCTCACGTCTAAGCTTCTCGGCACCCTGATGGGGAACTTATCTAGGAAGAGAGATTCAGAAAATGAAGCCCACCTTCGTGGGCGGCCGGTGGGTCGTAAACTGCAGTATTATACCTCCAGCTTGGACCGGGGTTTCCTTCCATGGGAGAAGAGGAAGTTCTTTCAGGATCTGCTCGAG GAAGAGGAGCATCTACTAAATGAACTGCGGTATGCAGCTGACGGGACCGCCACTGGCCGCAGGCTGCGGGACACTTTTGCTGATTCTCTCCGCTATGTCAACAGACTCTTGAATGCTCAGTTCGGCTTCACTTCCCGTAAAGTGCCCGCCCACATGCCTCACATGATTGACAGACTCATCATGCAGGAACTACAGGACAC CTTCCCTCAGGAGTTTGATAAGACCTCGTCTCACCGTGTGCGTCATTCTGAAGACATGCAGTTTGCCTTTTCTTATTTCTACTTCTTGATGAGTGCGGTGCAGCAGCTCAATATATCTGAAGTGTTTGATGAAATTGACACGGACCACTCTGGCGTGCTCTCTGATCGTGAGATTCGCACGTTGGCCACACGCATCCATGAGCTCCCTTTAAGCCTTCAG GATCTGACCAGTCTGGAGCAGATGCTTATAAACTGCTCAAAGAGTCTTCCGTCCAACCTCACTCAACTCCATGCTGTCAGTCCCACCCAGGAGGCCTATTATGACCCCAGCATG CCGCCCGTCACAAAAGGTTTAGTAGTCCACTGCAAACCCATCACAGAGAGGATCCACAAAGCCTTCAAGGACCAGAATAAATACAA GTTCGAAATTATGGGCGAGGAAGAGATCGCCTTTAAGATGATACGGACCAACGTCTCCCACGTGGTGGGGCAGCTCGACGACATCAGGAAGAACCCTAG GAAGTTTATCTGTCTGAATGACAATATAGACCACAGCCATAAGGACGCCAGCACAGTCAAAGCTGTGCTGAGGGACTTCTACGAGTCCATGTTCCCGTTGCCCTCTCAGTTCGAGCTGCCCAGGGAATACAGAAACCGTTTCCTCCACATGACAGAGCTGCAGGAGTG GCGGATATACAGGGACAAGCTGAAGTTCTGGACCCACTGTGTTCTGGTGACGTTAGTCGTCTTCACTGTCATGTCGTTCTTTGCTGAGCAG CTGATCATGTTGAAACGCCGGCTTTTCCCCAGACGCAGGGTCAGCAAGGATGCCAACCCCGAGCGGGTGTGA